A window from Pseudomonas sp. Tri1 encodes these proteins:
- a CDS encoding dihydrodipicolinate synthase family protein yields MTAFAFSGLNLAVTTPFDAQGKIDYPRFETLLERYLAAGVHGFVLSSGTGMHVYLSQEESRQLVAFGANVIDGRARIIVQTSALLADEVVERTRHAAECGAHGVMVLPPFFEGPTDDQGIVDFYSTVAEAGLPIIGYNVPQAVGVEVTPDLFRQLSEIPNFVSVKDSSGDLSAQASLIRTGLPTMNGADPLVPYALFAGAAGLIWGGANMAPRSCVAAVKAAMEQDWARAREIWRSIEPVMSLIWKGDYVQSVYAGAEITGYGAGNPRRPLARLPAEKIAVLKTALEPLIALESELA; encoded by the coding sequence ATGACTGCATTCGCTTTTTCCGGGCTCAATCTCGCTGTCACCACCCCTTTTGATGCCCAGGGCAAGATCGACTATCCGCGCTTTGAGACCTTGCTCGAGCGCTATCTCGCCGCCGGCGTGCATGGCTTTGTCCTGAGTTCCGGGACGGGCATGCATGTCTACCTGAGCCAAGAAGAGTCCAGACAGTTGGTTGCCTTTGGCGCGAACGTCATTGACGGGCGTGCCCGCATCATCGTTCAAACCTCTGCCTTGCTGGCTGACGAGGTGGTGGAGCGTACCCGGCATGCCGCCGAGTGCGGCGCGCACGGCGTCATGGTGCTTCCGCCGTTTTTCGAAGGCCCCACCGATGACCAGGGCATCGTCGACTTCTATTCCACGGTGGCTGAAGCCGGGTTGCCCATCATCGGCTACAACGTGCCTCAGGCGGTGGGCGTCGAAGTCACCCCGGATCTGTTTCGCCAACTGAGCGAAATCCCGAACTTCGTATCGGTCAAGGACAGCAGTGGCGATCTCTCCGCGCAGGCGTCACTGATCCGTACGGGCCTGCCGACCATGAACGGCGCCGACCCGCTGGTGCCATACGCGCTCTTTGCCGGTGCGGCGGGCCTGATCTGGGGCGGGGCGAACATGGCGCCGCGCTCTTGTGTGGCGGCAGTGAAGGCCGCCATGGAGCAGGACTGGGCCCGTGCCCGGGAGATCTGGCGGTCGATCGAGCCGGTGATGTCGTTGATCTGGAAGGGTGATTACGTGCAATCGGTCTATGCCGGTGCCGAGATCACCGGCTATGGCGCGGGTAACCCTCGCCGACCGTTGGCGCGTCTGCCTGCCGAGAAGATCGCCGTGCTAAAGACAGCCCTTGAGCCTTTGATCGCTCTGGAGTCCGAACTCGCCTGA
- the dddP gene encoding dimethylsulfonioproprionate lyase DddP has translation MTTSPFSIPASARRIDPARQRAAALKADGSVDDNDRVEIGPTPLAFAEWAQLGLQAPHLPTMRQYRLQRIVDQLVARDLGGILLFDPLNIRYATDTTNMQLWTTHNPARACFVAASGHVVLWDFHGCDHLSAHLPLITELRSGASFFYFETGEHTDRHARHFAGQIDELLRQHAGANRRLAVDRIEVAGVRALDALAVEICSGQEVTEFARMIKGPDEIKAMRCAVASCEASITEMHQALRAGATENDVWAALHAGNIRRGGEWIETRILSSGPRTNPWFQESGPRVLNDGDLLSFDTDLIGTYGMCVDMSRSWICGGLEPTAEQKRLYRIAHDHIIHNTELIKPGVRFTELTAKAHRLPEPCRAQRYGVLYHGVGLCDEYPSIRYPEDLDSYGYEGELQPGMALCVEAYVGEVGGQDGIKLENQLLVTGTGYELLTHYPFDESFLLDTKPNS, from the coding sequence ATGACGACTTCACCTTTTTCAATTCCCGCCAGCGCTCGCCGCATCGATCCAGCCCGGCAACGCGCAGCTGCGCTGAAAGCCGACGGCTCCGTCGACGACAACGATCGCGTCGAGATAGGCCCTACACCGCTGGCTTTCGCGGAGTGGGCCCAATTGGGCTTGCAAGCACCTCATCTACCGACCATGCGCCAATACCGACTGCAGCGGATCGTCGACCAATTGGTAGCGCGAGACCTGGGCGGCATCCTGCTGTTTGACCCGTTGAATATCCGCTATGCCACCGACACCACGAACATGCAATTGTGGACGACCCATAATCCCGCGCGAGCGTGTTTCGTCGCGGCCAGCGGCCACGTAGTGCTGTGGGATTTCCATGGCTGTGATCACCTCTCCGCCCACTTGCCGTTGATTACCGAGTTACGCAGTGGCGCGTCGTTCTTTTACTTCGAGACCGGTGAACACACCGATCGCCATGCCAGGCATTTCGCAGGCCAGATCGACGAGCTGCTGCGTCAACACGCCGGAGCCAACCGACGCTTGGCGGTAGACCGGATTGAAGTGGCAGGCGTGCGCGCGTTGGATGCACTCGCGGTGGAGATTTGCAGCGGCCAGGAAGTGACCGAGTTTGCGCGGATGATCAAAGGCCCCGATGAAATCAAGGCGATGCGCTGCGCAGTGGCTTCATGCGAAGCGTCCATCACCGAGATGCATCAGGCACTGCGGGCAGGCGCAACGGAAAACGATGTCTGGGCCGCCCTGCACGCCGGCAACATCCGCCGGGGCGGTGAGTGGATCGAAACGCGAATACTCAGTTCCGGCCCACGCACCAACCCGTGGTTCCAGGAGTCCGGCCCACGGGTATTGAACGATGGCGACTTGTTGTCGTTCGACACGGACCTGATCGGCACCTACGGTATGTGCGTGGACATGTCCCGCAGTTGGATCTGTGGGGGGCTGGAGCCAACAGCCGAACAGAAGCGCCTCTATCGAATCGCCCATGACCATATCATCCATAACACCGAGTTGATCAAGCCAGGTGTACGCTTTACCGAGCTGACCGCCAAGGCACACCGGTTGCCCGAACCCTGCCGGGCTCAGCGCTATGGCGTGCTTTACCACGGTGTAGGGCTGTGTGATGAGTACCCCAGCATTCGCTATCCGGAAGACTTGGACTCCTACGGATACGAAGGTGAGTTGCAGCCAGGCATGGCCCTTTGTGTCGAGGCGTATGTGGGTGAAGTGGGTGGGCAGGACGGGATCAAATTGGAGAACCAACTGTTGGTCACGGGAACCGGTTATGAACTGCTCACCCACTACCCCTTCGACGAAAGTTTTCTGCTGGATACGAAGCCCAACTCATGA
- a CDS encoding helix-turn-helix domain-containing protein produces MSQSIEARKASSIGFLLLDSFSLTCFTQCLDVLMTANFIQPGSIKVHTFSRNDCEVISDLAIPIRPDTPLTDIRIAALDLMVVCGGLRTPRVVPEGLIKLLNKLASMPIALGGLWNGAWYLGKAGLLDGYRCAIHAEQRIALSEFSPNTTVTLDTVVFDRDRLTASNPAGAFQVMMKWLYAALDHKVADAVFDLLDYDQSRLRTSVKVQGRNVSAPLQEIIKLMECNLEEPLGLDLLAECVRLSKRQIQRLFREQINTSPQRYYLELRLREARRLIQNSKLSVTDVAIACGFVSTPHFSKCYSTFFNCPPSKENRYEI; encoded by the coding sequence ATGAGCCAATCGATCGAGGCCCGCAAAGCATCGAGCATAGGGTTCCTCCTGCTTGATAGCTTCTCCCTGACTTGCTTCACGCAATGCCTGGACGTGCTGATGACCGCTAACTTCATCCAGCCTGGCTCGATAAAAGTCCATACCTTCAGTCGCAACGATTGCGAAGTCATCAGCGACCTGGCAATACCCATCAGACCCGATACGCCCCTGACCGATATCAGAATCGCGGCATTGGATCTGATGGTTGTCTGCGGCGGGCTACGCACGCCCAGAGTAGTCCCTGAAGGGCTGATAAAACTGCTGAACAAACTCGCAAGCATGCCCATTGCGCTCGGTGGGTTATGGAATGGCGCCTGGTACCTGGGCAAAGCCGGACTGCTCGATGGCTACCGATGCGCCATCCATGCAGAACAACGCATTGCCTTATCGGAGTTTTCACCTAACACGACGGTGACCTTGGACACCGTGGTGTTCGATCGTGACCGACTCACAGCGTCCAACCCCGCTGGCGCCTTTCAAGTCATGATGAAATGGCTTTACGCCGCTCTCGACCACAAAGTCGCAGACGCCGTGTTCGATCTATTGGATTATGACCAGTCTCGGCTCCGGACCTCGGTCAAGGTCCAAGGTCGTAACGTGAGCGCACCGCTGCAAGAAATAATCAAGCTGATGGAGTGCAACCTTGAAGAGCCGTTAGGCCTGGATTTGCTCGCAGAATGCGTTCGACTTTCCAAGCGCCAGATCCAACGCCTGTTTCGAGAGCAAATCAACACATCCCCACAGCGCTACTATCTGGAGCTGCGACTTAGAGAAGCGCGTCGCCTGATACAAAATTCCAAACTGTCAGTCACTGATGTGGCCATTGCCTGCGGTTTCGTCTCGACCCCTCATTTCAGCAAATGCTATAGCACTTTCTTCAACTGCCCCCCGTCGAAAGAAAAT
- the proX gene encoding glycine betaine/L-proline ABC transporter substrate-binding protein ProX, producing the protein MRELKLSRNIRRCLSAVALTVLSFHAMASAEKPGDGVSVTPIFPSIAEERFRGEIAMEGLRELGYKIKEPKETEYSVMLVALGSGDADFTVHLWDKLHDTFYQKAGGDEDMIKAGDIMPGVLQGYLIDKKTADAYNIKYLTDLKKPEIAKLFDVDGDGKADLTGCNPGWGCELTIDHHLKAYGLEKTVSHNRGSYFALMADTITRYKQGQPILYYTWVPQWIAGVLVEGKDVVWLEVPYTDLPGGNNKVDTSYKGKNLGFAVDKIEAVLNRDFANKNPAALKFLSQMQISTDDESAQNLRMQKGENKPADITRHAKEWIAAHRQQFDAWLQASRDAAQASK; encoded by the coding sequence ATGCGCGAATTGAAACTCTCCCGCAACATCCGGCGGTGCCTCTCGGCTGTCGCCCTGACCGTCTTGTCATTCCATGCCATGGCCTCGGCAGAGAAGCCCGGCGATGGTGTCTCGGTAACACCGATCTTTCCTTCCATCGCCGAAGAGCGCTTTCGGGGTGAAATCGCCATGGAGGGTCTGCGTGAACTTGGCTACAAGATCAAGGAGCCGAAGGAAACCGAGTACTCCGTCATGTTGGTGGCCTTGGGCAGCGGCGACGCGGATTTCACCGTGCACTTGTGGGACAAGCTCCACGACACCTTCTACCAGAAAGCGGGCGGTGACGAGGACATGATCAAGGCAGGCGATATCATGCCTGGGGTATTGCAGGGCTATCTGATCGATAAAAAGACGGCCGACGCCTACAACATCAAATACCTGACGGACCTCAAGAAGCCAGAGATCGCGAAGCTGTTCGATGTCGACGGTGACGGAAAAGCGGACCTGACCGGCTGCAACCCCGGCTGGGGCTGTGAGCTGACCATCGACCATCACCTCAAGGCCTATGGTCTCGAGAAAACGGTCAGCCATAATCGTGGTTCCTATTTCGCACTGATGGCCGACACCATCACCCGCTACAAACAGGGTCAGCCGATCCTCTATTACACCTGGGTGCCTCAATGGATCGCCGGCGTGTTGGTCGAGGGTAAAGACGTGGTATGGCTCGAAGTGCCGTACACCGACCTGCCAGGCGGCAACAACAAAGTCGACACCTCCTACAAAGGCAAGAATCTCGGTTTCGCCGTAGACAAGATAGAAGCGGTACTCAACCGGGACTTTGCCAACAAGAATCCAGCGGCCCTGAAGTTTCTTTCGCAAATGCAGATCAGCACTGACGACGAAAGTGCGCAGAACCTGAGAATGCAAAAAGGTGAGAACAAGCCAGCGGATATCACCCGGCATGCCAAGGAGTGGATTGCCGCTCACCGTCAGCAATTCGACGCCTGGCTCCAGGCTTCACGGGATGCCGCCCAAGCCAGCAAGTAA
- a CDS encoding aromatic ring-hydroxylating dioxygenase subunit alpha: MPKYTDVLDLIKQRKPQHALPGAAYSDADLYRQDLEQIWHREWIFAGHTFELEKPGQYLTLQIGDYPVVVVRGKDGNVRAFHNACRHRGSKVCTEEKGKVAKLVCPYHKWTFELDGKLLYAGNMGPDFNAADHGLIPAHCEVVHSYIYVCVAKVAPDFEKFRSAVSPFIGPHNLEDCKVAFEAHLVEKGNWKLVFENNRECYHCDGTHPELLKSFVENVSVQGIGGDEDPELAAHWSTCEAAGLASRINMDPAGQYRMTRIPLSDGASSYTMDGKPAVSGRLDRSGVENIGALLYFNYPSTWNHFLGDHALSFRVLPQGPGQTVVTTRWLVHKDAQEGVDYDIERLTKVWMATNDQDRRLVEGAQVGVTSPAYQPGPYSPLVENGVNQFVDWYCEVMTRRLTEAASRIR; the protein is encoded by the coding sequence ATGCCTAAGTACACCGACGTATTAGACCTGATCAAGCAGCGCAAACCGCAGCATGCTCTTCCTGGCGCTGCTTATTCTGATGCCGATCTGTATCGCCAGGATCTGGAGCAGATTTGGCATCGGGAGTGGATTTTTGCGGGGCACACTTTTGAGCTAGAGAAGCCAGGCCAATACCTGACCTTGCAGATCGGTGATTACCCGGTAGTCGTAGTACGCGGAAAAGACGGTAACGTCCGGGCGTTCCACAACGCTTGTCGTCATCGTGGCTCGAAAGTCTGCACCGAGGAAAAAGGCAAGGTCGCGAAACTGGTCTGCCCCTACCACAAGTGGACGTTCGAACTCGACGGCAAGCTTCTCTACGCCGGCAACATGGGCCCGGACTTCAACGCAGCCGACCATGGACTTATACCAGCGCATTGTGAAGTGGTGCACAGCTACATTTATGTCTGCGTCGCCAAGGTCGCACCGGATTTCGAGAAGTTTCGCAGCGCCGTTTCGCCGTTCATCGGCCCGCACAATCTGGAAGACTGCAAAGTTGCTTTCGAAGCTCACCTGGTCGAGAAAGGTAATTGGAAACTCGTCTTCGAGAATAATCGCGAGTGCTATCACTGTGACGGGACCCACCCTGAATTGCTGAAGTCGTTTGTAGAAAACGTATCCGTCCAGGGCATCGGCGGTGACGAAGATCCGGAGCTTGCCGCCCATTGGAGCACCTGCGAGGCAGCGGGTTTGGCCAGCCGGATCAATATGGATCCGGCAGGTCAATATCGAATGACCCGGATTCCGCTCAGTGATGGCGCCAGCAGCTACACCATGGACGGCAAACCCGCCGTCAGCGGGCGCCTGGATCGTAGTGGCGTCGAGAATATCGGTGCGCTGCTCTACTTCAATTACCCATCGACCTGGAATCACTTTCTTGGCGACCACGCACTGAGCTTCCGCGTACTGCCTCAAGGTCCGGGCCAGACCGTCGTAACCACCCGCTGGTTGGTGCACAAGGATGCACAGGAAGGGGTGGACTACGATATCGAGCGCCTGACCAAGGTCTGGATGGCGACCAACGACCAGGACCGACGCCTGGTGGAGGGCGCGCAGGTCGGCGTCACCTCGCCCGCTTATCAACCGGGCCCGTACTCACCGCTGGTAGAGAATGGCGTCAACCAGTTTGTCGACTGGTACTGCGAGGTCATGACCCGTCGCCTGACGGAAGCGGCTTCAAGAATTCGATAA
- a CDS encoding glycine betaine/L-proline ABC transporter ATP-binding protein, which yields MSHDDEILSVKNIFKVFGSNPDIAMKMLRNGADKNEIFDKTGHVVGVFDASFSVKRGEIFVIMGLSGSGKSTMVRLFNRLIEPTSGSIHLNGREITGLSDKALLDVRRKEMGMVFQSFALMPHMSVLENTAFGLEIAGVPEKERHLRAREALSQVGLAGQEHSYPHQLSGGMQQRVGLARALANDPTILLMDEAFSALDPLIRSEMQGELIRLQAEQQRTIIFISHDIEEAIRIGHRIAIMEGGRVVQIGTPQELINQPATDYVRNFFKGFDSSRVLTAGDVAQLDPEMICRVNGKAPSFKAGTPYGYLIDEQDQLLGVVDTDGHGGVAQDLAGQRHSLHEQRPVYLDTPLHDVLDIAATLPYPVPVLDRAGALKGTLSKSQLLQTLSRH from the coding sequence ATGAGCCATGACGATGAAATTCTTTCGGTAAAAAACATTTTCAAGGTCTTTGGTTCTAATCCAGACATCGCCATGAAGATGTTGCGCAATGGCGCCGACAAGAACGAGATTTTTGATAAAACCGGCCATGTGGTCGGTGTATTTGACGCAAGTTTCTCGGTCAAGCGAGGCGAAATTTTCGTGATCATGGGGCTGTCAGGTTCTGGCAAATCGACCATGGTGCGCCTGTTCAATCGCTTGATCGAACCCACCTCGGGAAGCATTCACCTCAACGGCCGCGAAATTACCGGCCTCTCCGACAAAGCCCTGCTCGACGTACGGCGCAAGGAAATGGGCATGGTGTTCCAATCCTTTGCGCTGATGCCCCACATGAGCGTGCTGGAAAATACCGCCTTTGGCCTGGAAATCGCCGGCGTGCCAGAGAAAGAACGCCACCTGCGCGCCCGGGAAGCCTTGAGCCAGGTTGGCTTGGCGGGCCAGGAACACAGCTACCCTCATCAACTGTCTGGCGGAATGCAACAACGTGTCGGGCTGGCCAGAGCATTGGCCAACGACCCGACGATCCTGCTGATGGACGAGGCATTTTCGGCCCTCGACCCATTGATCCGCAGCGAGATGCAGGGCGAGCTGATCCGCCTGCAGGCTGAACAACAGCGCACCATCATCTTCATCTCCCACGACATCGAGGAAGCCATTCGCATCGGCCATCGCATCGCGATCATGGAGGGCGGCCGGGTCGTGCAGATCGGTACTCCGCAGGAGCTGATCAACCAGCCGGCGACGGACTATGTGCGCAACTTCTTCAAGGGCTTTGACAGTTCAAGGGTCCTGACCGCAGGGGATGTGGCTCAACTGGATCCGGAAATGATCTGCCGGGTGAACGGTAAAGCGCCCAGTTTCAAAGCCGGCACACCCTATGGCTACCTGATCGACGAGCAAGACCAATTGCTGGGTGTCGTCGATACCGATGGCCACGGCGGCGTAGCGCAGGACCTGGCAGGTCAACGCCACAGCCTGCATGAGCAACGCCCCGTATACCTCGATACACCGCTGCATGACGTACTGGATATCGCCGCGACGCTGCCTTATCCAGTGCCGGTGCTTGACCGCGCAGGCGCCCTCAAGGGGACGCTTTCCAAGAGTCAGCTACTTCAAACCCTGAGTCGCCATTAA
- a CDS encoding FAD-binding oxidoreductase, whose protein sequence is MYVATKFPKNSSLSAWVALLPARVPTLPLEGAVTADVAIIGAGFAGLSAARRLSLLDPTLRVAILEAGVVAEGATGRNSGFIIDLPHEVSSEDFGGSSTDRARRDITLYRTAIGLATDMAQEYGWGRDIIDPCGRYSVAISQKGDAHIKAYARQLQGLNEAHEILDAKGIHGVTGSQLYTSGLYMPGTVMVQPAAYIRAVADSLRNPVTLYENSAVLSFDKQSGGWSLKTSKGTVTAKRIILANNGHAQSFGLFPGQLLHVFTYASMSEPFDPRRLSGKRDWAATPALPMGTTVRRVSGAEGDRILIRSRYSYHAGLEINEGHVRSAGRVHDGKFVDRFPGLAGVKMQYRWGGPMALTWNGVPIFGEIEPGLFAACACNGLGASKSTAAGIAAAEAAVGLKSQLVEIFSNYDSPKNLPPQPFLSIGAKADLRLREWRAGRE, encoded by the coding sequence ATGTACGTGGCCACTAAATTTCCAAAAAACAGCAGTCTTTCCGCCTGGGTGGCCCTGCTTCCCGCCCGCGTACCGACCCTCCCGCTGGAGGGCGCAGTGACCGCTGACGTTGCGATCATCGGTGCCGGCTTTGCCGGCCTCTCGGCCGCGCGTCGGTTGTCCCTGCTCGATCCGACGCTGCGGGTTGCGATACTGGAAGCCGGCGTTGTCGCAGAGGGCGCCACCGGGCGCAATTCAGGCTTCATTATTGATTTGCCCCATGAGGTCAGCTCGGAAGATTTCGGGGGCTCATCAACCGACCGGGCCCGACGGGACATCACGCTTTACCGGACGGCGATCGGCTTGGCCACCGACATGGCGCAGGAGTACGGCTGGGGGCGCGATATCATTGACCCGTGCGGTCGTTACAGCGTGGCAATCAGCCAGAAAGGTGATGCCCACATCAAGGCGTATGCCCGACAACTGCAAGGGCTTAATGAGGCCCATGAAATCCTGGATGCCAAAGGCATTCATGGGGTGACTGGCAGCCAGCTCTACACTTCCGGGCTCTACATGCCTGGTACGGTGATGGTGCAGCCAGCAGCCTACATTCGAGCGGTTGCAGACAGTCTGCGCAATCCGGTAACGCTGTATGAAAACTCTGCGGTCCTGTCCTTCGACAAGCAGTCGGGAGGCTGGTCACTTAAAACGTCCAAGGGCACCGTTACGGCCAAACGCATCATTTTGGCCAACAACGGCCATGCCCAGAGTTTTGGTCTGTTTCCCGGGCAACTGCTGCATGTCTTTACCTATGCGTCGATGTCGGAGCCTTTTGACCCACGACGCCTGAGCGGGAAGCGAGATTGGGCGGCCACGCCGGCGCTGCCCATGGGCACGACCGTGCGCCGGGTCAGTGGCGCTGAGGGTGATCGCATCCTGATCCGTTCGCGTTATTCCTATCACGCCGGGCTGGAAATCAATGAGGGCCATGTACGTAGCGCGGGACGGGTACATGATGGCAAGTTCGTTGATCGCTTCCCCGGCCTGGCAGGCGTGAAGATGCAATATCGATGGGGCGGTCCGATGGCGCTGACCTGGAACGGCGTGCCGATTTTTGGCGAGATCGAGCCAGGTTTATTCGCCGCTTGTGCATGCAATGGCCTGGGAGCTTCGAAATCTACGGCTGCCGGGATTGCAGCGGCTGAGGCCGCCGTGGGGCTGAAATCGCAGTTGGTTGAAATTTTTTCCAATTATGACTCGCCCAAAAACCTTCCGCCCCAGCCATTTCTGAGCATTGGCGCCAAAGCCGACTTACGTTTGCGTGAATGGCGTGCCGGGCGTGAATGA
- a CDS encoding aldehyde dehydrogenase, producing MTQLKTTEEYQSIARQLTLPNKAVIDGEIRSALSGATFSTVNPANGEHLADVAACSSVDVDAAVTAARAAFNDGRWSKLHPSARKQAILRLAALIEENAVELAVMESLDSGKTIFDCQTVDVPETINCLRWHAEAIDKIYDQVSPASDGHLALVVREAIGVVGLVLPWNFPLLMLAWKIGPSLAAGCSLVVKPAEETSLTTLRVAQLALEAGIPAGVFNVVTGGGAEVGEPIGRHPDIDVISFTGSTDTGRRFLKYSAETNLKEVVLEMGGKNPCIVLDDVSDLDSVASHIVNGAFWNMGENCSAISRLIVHEDIKQALLERIKHFANDWHVGDPLDPANRVGPLVSTEHFSKVSSYLGQGEPVLFGGQTSQGRYVHPTIIEASSNDARPAREEIFGPILTVITVSSLQEAVAVANDTDYGLAASVFTDNGKRAMRIARALKAGTVTVNSFGEGDITTPFGGYKQSGFGGRDNSLHAHDQYTQLKTIWLDLSSEEEI from the coding sequence ATGACTCAGTTGAAAACAACAGAAGAATACCAGTCGATTGCTCGGCAACTGACCTTGCCAAACAAGGCTGTGATCGATGGTGAAATACGTTCGGCACTTTCCGGCGCAACGTTTAGCACGGTTAATCCCGCCAATGGTGAGCACCTGGCCGATGTGGCTGCTTGTTCGTCAGTTGATGTGGACGCGGCCGTCACAGCAGCGCGGGCCGCTTTCAATGATGGTCGTTGGTCAAAGCTTCACCCCAGTGCGCGTAAGCAGGCAATCTTGCGTCTGGCAGCGTTGATCGAAGAGAACGCAGTGGAACTCGCGGTGATGGAAAGCCTGGACAGCGGCAAGACCATTTTCGACTGCCAGACAGTCGATGTGCCGGAAACCATCAACTGCCTGCGCTGGCACGCCGAAGCCATCGACAAGATCTATGACCAGGTGTCACCTGCGTCCGACGGTCATCTCGCGTTGGTTGTCCGTGAGGCGATCGGTGTGGTTGGCCTGGTCTTGCCTTGGAACTTCCCGCTGTTGATGCTGGCCTGGAAAATCGGCCCGTCGCTGGCCGCAGGTTGCTCCCTGGTGGTCAAGCCGGCGGAAGAAACGTCGTTGACGACCCTGCGCGTTGCTCAGTTGGCCTTGGAGGCCGGCATCCCCGCCGGGGTCTTCAACGTTGTGACCGGGGGCGGGGCTGAGGTCGGTGAGCCCATTGGCCGTCACCCTGATATCGACGTCATCTCTTTTACTGGCTCGACAGATACCGGGCGCCGCTTCCTGAAATACTCCGCCGAGACCAATCTCAAGGAAGTGGTGCTGGAGATGGGGGGCAAGAACCCTTGCATCGTCCTGGACGATGTCAGTGACCTGGACAGTGTAGCCTCGCACATCGTGAACGGTGCGTTCTGGAACATGGGGGAGAACTGTTCCGCGATCTCCCGACTGATCGTGCATGAGGACATCAAGCAGGCCCTGCTCGAGCGCATCAAACATTTCGCCAACGACTGGCATGTGGGGGATCCGCTCGACCCGGCCAACCGCGTTGGCCCGTTGGTGTCCACCGAACATTTCAGCAAGGTCAGTTCCTACCTGGGCCAGGGTGAGCCGGTGCTTTTTGGCGGGCAGACCAGCCAGGGGCGGTACGTACACCCGACCATCATCGAAGCTTCGAGCAATGACGCAAGACCTGCGCGCGAAGAAATCTTCGGCCCGATCCTCACCGTGATCACCGTCAGCAGCCTCCAGGAAGCGGTGGCAGTGGCCAACGACACGGACTACGGACTCGCTGCTTCGGTGTTCACGGACAACGGCAAGCGCGCCATGCGTATTGCCCGCGCGCTCAAGGCCGGGACGGTGACCGTCAACTCATTTGGAGAAGGTGACATCACCACGCCATTTGGTGGTTACAAACAGTCAGGTTTCGGTGGCCGCGACAACTCGTTGCATGCCCACGATCAGTACACCCAACTGAAAACCATCTGGCTGGATCTCTCCAGCGAAGAAGAGATTTGA
- a CDS encoding LysR family transcriptional regulator has translation MVKQTEPDQALIKMPSLRAVKAFLAAARYQNFTRAAEALCVTQAAISRHIRDLEEHLGTELFDRAGRAVKLTDAGSNFYDVVQLSFSSIAQAAERMRSKSVSKQVVTLCCSPAFTNFWLGPRLPAFFEAHPEIDLNLVVTQNFLSMETGVHPDIIICKMMKSHDGYHSEPLMCDVIYPVCTPLYLEQHPELQSIHDLRDSALLNLSPFGRSQVAEHLDWYGWLAHYDIDLKARSSKASHFFNANDYSLLIQLVLGNQGVALGWDHLVAPLIEKGLLVRPVEEKLVHKETLHYLNFNEDKARDPSCCKLRDWLLAQFDREAFEEPEVART, from the coding sequence ATGGTTAAGCAGACCGAACCCGATCAGGCGCTGATCAAGATGCCCTCGCTGCGGGCAGTCAAGGCCTTCCTGGCCGCAGCCAGGTATCAGAACTTTACCCGGGCCGCTGAAGCGCTCTGCGTCACGCAGGCCGCCATCAGTCGCCATATACGGGATTTGGAAGAGCATCTCGGGACCGAGCTTTTCGATCGGGCAGGGCGTGCAGTCAAGCTGACCGACGCTGGCTCCAACTTCTATGATGTGGTGCAGTTGTCATTCAGCAGCATCGCTCAGGCCGCTGAGCGTATGCGCAGCAAATCTGTCTCCAAGCAGGTGGTCACGCTGTGCTGTTCGCCGGCCTTTACCAACTTCTGGCTCGGGCCGCGACTGCCGGCTTTTTTCGAAGCCCATCCTGAGATTGACCTCAACCTGGTGGTGACCCAGAACTTCCTGTCAATGGAGACGGGGGTGCATCCGGATATCATCATCTGCAAGATGATGAAGAGCCACGACGGCTACCACAGCGAGCCGCTCATGTGCGACGTCATCTACCCTGTGTGCACACCGCTCTATCTGGAGCAACACCCGGAACTGCAATCCATCCATGATCTTCGCGACAGCGCGTTGCTGAACCTCAGCCCCTTCGGGCGCTCGCAGGTGGCAGAGCATTTGGACTGGTATGGGTGGCTCGCCCACTATGATATCGACCTTAAGGCGCGCTCCAGCAAGGCGTCTCACTTTTTCAACGCCAACGACTACAGCCTCCTGATCCAGCTTGTGCTGGGCAATCAGGGCGTCGCGTTGGGCTGGGATCATCTGGTAGCGCCGCTGATTGAGAAGGGGCTGTTGGTGCGCCCGGTCGAGGAAAAGCTGGTGCACAAGGAAACCCTTCACTATCTGAATTTCAATGAAGACAAGGCGCGCGATCCAAGCTGCTGCAAGCTGCGCGACTGGCTCCTGGCACAGTTCGATAGGGAGGCGTTCGAGGAGCCTGAAGTAGCCCGTACATAA